A single genomic interval of Alcaligenes sp. SDU_A2 harbors:
- a CDS encoding symmetrical bis(5'-nucleosyl)-tetraphosphatase translates to MPLSHSASIWAIGDIQGCCSSLDTLLRHPDIQADAQAHFWFAGDLVNRGPDSAGSLRRIRALGKRATCVLGNHDIHCLAVAAGVRKSGKHDTLTALLAEPDAQELLDWLRHQPLAHYEHGHLMVHAGVHPSWSPEQTLEHAKELESLLRADDWREHIAELFGNDPDTWHATLKGQSRRRAIVSTLTRMRMCRADGGMDFKHKGAPDPESGLLPWYELPDRVSADIPIIFGHWSTLGLMNTPTLLSLDTGCVWGRQLSAVRLQDRRLVQIHCPENQKPGE, encoded by the coding sequence ATGCCACTGTCTCACTCCGCTTCCATCTGGGCCATCGGCGACATTCAGGGTTGCTGCTCTTCTCTGGATACACTGCTGCGCCACCCCGATATTCAGGCCGATGCACAGGCCCATTTCTGGTTCGCCGGCGACCTGGTCAACCGGGGCCCGGATTCGGCCGGATCGCTACGCCGCATCCGCGCCTTGGGCAAACGCGCCACCTGCGTGCTGGGCAATCACGACATTCATTGTCTGGCTGTGGCGGCTGGCGTGCGCAAGAGCGGCAAGCATGACACGCTGACCGCACTGCTGGCCGAACCGGACGCACAGGAACTGCTGGACTGGTTGCGCCATCAACCCCTGGCACACTACGAGCACGGTCACCTGATGGTTCATGCGGGCGTACATCCATCCTGGAGTCCCGAGCAAACGCTGGAACACGCCAAGGAACTGGAGTCGCTGCTGCGCGCCGACGATTGGCGCGAACATATCGCCGAACTGTTCGGCAACGATCCCGATACCTGGCACGCCACCCTCAAAGGGCAATCACGCCGCCGCGCTATCGTCAGCACACTGACTCGCATGCGCATGTGCAGGGCCGACGGGGGTATGGATTTCAAACACAAGGGTGCTCCAGACCCCGAATCAGGACTGCTGCCCTGGTACGAGCTACCAGATCGGGTCAGCGCCGATATTCCTATTATTTTCGGCCACTGGTCCACTCTGGGCCTGATGAACACGCCTACCCTGCTCAGCCTGGACACCGGTTGCGTCTGGGGCCGGCAGCTTAGTGCCGTACGCCTGCAAGACCGGCGTCTGGTTCAGATCCATTGCCCGGAAAATCAGAAACCTGGCGAATAA
- a CDS encoding lysophospholipid acyltransferase family protein, which yields MTIFRFAWRAVALVVWILLGLLLVGLAFPVLRPGGRRALVLGMSRLLMRICGVQVFEHGQAVRDGAVLYVSNHVSWLDIFVLNSVRPTSFIAKSEIRRWPILGWLVAGAGTVFIERGQRRAVHIVGQQMESRFQRGDAVGLFPEGTTSTGLDVKNFHASLFEAAIGLHVDIQPVALLFEQDGRRTERFAFVGEQSLVGNIWVLLSSRRAQVHCHFLELMPAQACAQWGRSVTAQHARDRIRAVVCPD from the coding sequence TTGACTATTTTTCGTTTTGCCTGGCGCGCCGTGGCGCTGGTTGTGTGGATATTGTTAGGTTTGTTGCTGGTGGGGCTGGCGTTTCCGGTCTTGCGCCCCGGCGGACGGCGGGCGCTGGTGCTGGGCATGTCGCGTCTTCTGATGCGTATTTGCGGTGTTCAGGTTTTTGAACATGGGCAGGCCGTACGGGACGGGGCGGTGCTGTATGTGTCCAATCATGTCTCGTGGTTGGATATTTTCGTGCTCAACAGCGTGCGTCCGACCTCGTTCATCGCCAAGAGCGAGATCCGTCGCTGGCCGATCTTAGGGTGGCTGGTGGCGGGTGCGGGCACCGTTTTTATCGAGCGCGGTCAGCGGCGCGCGGTACATATCGTGGGCCAGCAGATGGAAAGCCGTTTTCAGCGCGGCGATGCGGTTGGCTTGTTTCCTGAAGGCACCACGTCGACCGGTTTGGATGTCAAAAACTTTCATGCCAGCCTGTTCGAGGCGGCCATTGGCCTGCATGTGGACATACAGCCTGTGGCCTTGTTGTTCGAGCAGGACGGGCGTCGCACGGAGCGCTTTGCGTTCGTGGGCGAACAGTCTCTGGTCGGCAATATCTGGGTTTTGCTCAGTTCGCGCCGGGCCCAGGTGCATTGCCATTTCCTGGAACTGATGCCCGCGCAGGCCTGTGCGCAGTGGGGGCGCAGCGTGACCGCCCAGCACGCGCGCGACCGCATCCGGGCTGTTGTCTGCCCGGATTGA
- the ruvX gene encoding Holliday junction resolvase RuvX — translation MQAMPEHNCGTSVPAAETILAFDYGLKKIGVALGNTLTRQARPYSILRPVTREQRFAAIQALLDEWQPDRLVVGLPLTTEGGEQYASLRCRRFANQLHGRFGITVELVDERGSSMEAQALLGNNDDDDAVAAYVILQRYLDSLPPA, via the coding sequence ATGCAGGCCATGCCTGAACACAACTGCGGCACGTCCGTGCCGGCGGCCGAAACCATATTGGCCTTTGACTATGGCCTGAAAAAAATCGGCGTGGCGCTGGGCAACACCCTGACACGTCAGGCCCGCCCGTATTCTATTTTGCGGCCGGTCACGCGCGAACAGCGTTTTGCCGCTATTCAGGCGCTGCTCGATGAATGGCAGCCCGACCGCCTGGTGGTAGGTTTGCCTTTGACCACGGAAGGCGGGGAGCAGTATGCTTCGCTTCGTTGCCGGCGTTTCGCCAATCAGTTGCATGGCCGTTTTGGGATTACGGTCGAGCTGGTGGACGAGCGCGGCTCCAGCATGGAAGCCCAGGCTTTGCTGGGAAATAACGATGATGATGATGCGGTGGCCGCTTATGTTATTTTGCAGCGCTATCTGGACAGTCTGCCACCCGCCTGA
- a CDS encoding YqgE/AlgH family protein: MSATSQSPLVQESANLTHNLLLAMPGVVSGSLADTVIYVCEHNEQGALGLVINRPTDLSLAELMERIEVSVDAGTDLADTIVYFGGPVQTDRGFVLHDSDKAYTSSLAVGELTLTTSKDVLQDVAHGQGPQHMLVTLGYAGWSSGQLESEMADNAWLNVKATHDILFSTPVEKRYGSALALLGIDPLMLAGDAGHA; the protein is encoded by the coding sequence ATGAGCGCCACAAGTCAGTCTCCTCTGGTTCAGGAAAGCGCCAATCTGACCCACAATCTGTTGTTGGCCATGCCCGGCGTGGTGTCGGGCAGTCTGGCCGATACGGTCATCTATGTCTGCGAGCATAACGAGCAAGGCGCGTTGGGCCTGGTCATCAACCGGCCTACCGATCTGAGCCTGGCCGAGCTGATGGAGCGTATCGAGGTGTCCGTGGATGCGGGCACAGACCTGGCCGACACCATTGTTTATTTCGGCGGGCCGGTACAGACCGACCGGGGATTTGTCCTGCATGATTCGGACAAAGCCTATACATCCAGCTTGGCGGTGGGAGAACTGACCCTGACCACTTCCAAAGATGTGTTGCAGGATGTGGCGCATGGTCAGGGGCCGCAGCATATGCTGGTGACCCTGGGTTATGCCGGCTGGAGTTCCGGGCAGTTGGAAAGCGAGATGGCCGACAATGCGTGGCTGAACGTCAAGGCGACCCACGATATTCTGTTTTCCACGCCGGTCGAAAAGCGTTATGGCAGCGCCTTGGCCTTGCTGGGCATCGATCCGCTGATGCTTGCAGGCGATGCAGGCCATGCCTGA
- a CDS encoding rubredoxin: MRTWMCLICGWIYDEEAGLPEEGIAPGTRWEDVPPNWVCPECGARKEDFELIEV, from the coding sequence ATGCGTACGTGGATGTGCCTGATTTGCGGCTGGATTTACGATGAAGAAGCGGGCCTGCCCGAGGAAGGGATTGCTCCCGGCACGCGTTGGGAAGATGTGCCTCCGAACTGGGTCTGTCCCGAATGCGGCGCGCGCAAGGAAGATTTCGAACTGATCGAAGTGTGA
- a CDS encoding bifunctional hydroxymethylpyrimidine kinase/phosphomethylpyrimidine kinase: MAADLENSSTGLTLVLAPYDPSGSAHLPADALTGARLGCHVLSVPTALLVRDTAQLESIQPLSEDTADDQARCLLEDVNIQAIKCGPVYSPEMASMVAGLCADYPELPLVLHLSAMPAGLDDIDAEDALDACLRLLLPLSALLVVDHASLEQWQADGMLEDGESAIAGLLGAGGHAVLCTGAPGAAGQWHFLFHGHHGQLSYTLPRDSNLRQQDLDSLLAAACACRLAQGMELDSALESALNHLQDRLQDTFQPGMGHRLFNHATNRHD; this comes from the coding sequence ATGGCTGCTGATCTCGAAAATTCAAGTACCGGTCTGACGCTGGTGCTGGCACCCTACGACCCCAGCGGCAGCGCCCACCTGCCGGCCGACGCCCTGACCGGTGCCCGTCTGGGTTGCCATGTCCTGAGCGTGCCCACGGCACTGTTGGTGCGCGATACCGCCCAACTGGAAAGCATTCAGCCGCTGTCCGAAGACACGGCCGACGACCAGGCCCGCTGCCTGCTCGAAGATGTCAACATCCAGGCCATCAAGTGCGGGCCCGTGTATAGCCCCGAAATGGCCAGCATGGTAGCCGGCCTGTGCGCCGACTATCCTGAACTGCCTCTGGTGCTGCATCTTAGCGCCATGCCCGCCGGCCTGGACGATATCGATGCCGAAGACGCCCTGGATGCCTGCCTGCGCCTGCTGCTGCCGCTCAGCGCGCTGCTGGTCGTCGATCACGCAAGTCTTGAACAATGGCAGGCGGACGGCATGCTCGAGGACGGCGAATCCGCCATTGCCGGGCTGCTGGGCGCGGGCGGACATGCCGTACTGTGCACCGGCGCGCCAGGCGCAGCCGGACAGTGGCACTTCCTGTTTCACGGGCACCACGGACAGCTCTCCTACACCCTGCCCAGGGACTCCAACCTGCGCCAACAAGATCTGGACAGCCTGCTGGCCGCTGCCTGCGCGTGCCGTCTGGCCCAAGGCATGGAACTGGACAGCGCGCTAGAATCGGCATTGAATCACTTGCAAGATCGCTTGCAAGACACTTTTCAGCCCGGCATGGGCCATCGCCTGTTCAACCACGCCACCAATCGCCATGACTGA
- the thiE gene encoding thiamine phosphate synthase — protein sequence MTDTTPLRFPAGLYGITPDWDDTPRLLRAVQAAHDGGLKVLQFRRKKGDKQALRQQLTQLAELCASLALPLLINDHWAWALQYPVQGAHLGKDDGDLIQARHTLGQHALLGRSCYNSIALARQALDQGADYIAFGAMFPSSVKPDAPRAELDTLRQARLLCQDQSRSKRAAVVAIGGITPDNAAALIHAGVDSVAVISSLFDTPDVRATAQRFTDLFRAQAQH from the coding sequence ATGACTGACACCACGCCACTGCGCTTTCCGGCCGGCCTGTACGGCATCACTCCCGACTGGGACGACACCCCACGCCTGTTGCGCGCCGTGCAAGCCGCGCACGATGGTGGCCTGAAGGTGCTGCAATTTCGCCGCAAGAAGGGCGACAAGCAAGCCCTGCGGCAACAACTGACCCAACTGGCCGAGCTATGCGCCTCGCTGGCCCTGCCGCTGCTGATCAACGATCACTGGGCCTGGGCCTTGCAGTACCCTGTTCAGGGAGCCCATCTGGGCAAGGACGATGGCGACCTGATCCAGGCTCGTCATACCCTAGGCCAGCACGCCCTGTTGGGGCGTTCGTGCTACAACAGTATCGCGCTGGCCCGCCAGGCGCTGGACCAAGGAGCCGACTACATCGCCTTCGGGGCCATGTTTCCGTCCAGCGTCAAGCCCGATGCGCCCCGCGCCGAACTGGACACACTGCGCCAGGCCCGCCTGCTATGCCAGGATCAGAGCCGCAGCAAACGTGCCGCCGTGGTCGCCATTGGAGGCATCACGCCCGACAACGCCGCCGCACTTATACACGCCGGGGTGGACAGCGTGGCGGTCATCAGCAGCCTGTTCGACACGCCCGATGTACGTGCCACCGCACAACGCTTTACCGATCTTTTCCGAGCCCAGGCCCAGCACTGA
- the hemL gene encoding glutamate-1-semialdehyde 2,1-aminomutase: MSRNTQLFERACEFIPGGVNSPVRAFGSVGGTPCFIERAQGPYIWDADGRQYTDYVGSWGPAILGHADPDVVKAVQDTAVHGLSFGAPTEGEVVLAETITRLLPSIEQVRLVSSGTEATMSAIRLARGYTGRKTIIKFEGCYHGHADSLLVKAGSGLLTFGNPTSAGVPDEFVAHTLVLDYNKLDAVRAAFEQKGQDIACIIVEPFAGNMNLVRPAPGFLEGLRELCTQYGAVLIFDEVMTGFRVGPQGAQGLTGVRPDLTTLAKVIGGGMPVGAFGGRREIMQCVAPVGGVYQAGTLSGNPVAVAAGLATLKKLGQPGFYDTLYANTARLIDGLRAAAREAGVAFSADHQGGLFGIYFSEQIPTSLAEVSAGDIERFKHFFHAMLDKGVYFAPSAFEAGFVSVTHTPDVIDATIQAAREVFATFKN; this comes from the coding sequence ATGTCCCGTAACACGCAACTTTTCGAACGTGCCTGCGAATTCATTCCCGGTGGCGTCAATTCGCCCGTCCGCGCCTTCGGCTCGGTCGGCGGCACGCCTTGCTTCATCGAACGCGCCCAGGGCCCCTATATCTGGGATGCGGATGGCCGCCAGTACACCGACTACGTCGGCTCGTGGGGCCCGGCCATCCTGGGCCATGCCGACCCCGACGTGGTCAAAGCCGTTCAGGACACCGCCGTGCACGGCCTGTCTTTCGGCGCACCCACCGAAGGCGAAGTCGTCCTGGCCGAAACCATTACCCGCCTGCTGCCTTCCATCGAGCAAGTGCGCCTGGTCAGCTCCGGCACCGAAGCCACCATGAGCGCCATCCGACTGGCGCGCGGCTACACCGGCCGTAAAACCATCATCAAATTCGAGGGCTGCTACCACGGCCATGCCGACAGCCTGCTGGTCAAGGCCGGCTCGGGCCTGCTGACCTTCGGCAACCCCACCTCCGCCGGCGTGCCCGACGAATTCGTGGCCCACACCCTGGTACTGGACTACAACAAGCTGGACGCCGTACGCGCCGCCTTCGAGCAAAAAGGCCAGGACATCGCCTGCATTATCGTCGAACCCTTTGCCGGCAATATGAACCTGGTGCGGCCTGCGCCCGGCTTTCTGGAAGGCCTGCGCGAACTGTGTACTCAGTACGGAGCCGTGCTGATTTTTGACGAGGTCATGACCGGCTTTCGCGTCGGCCCGCAAGGCGCGCAAGGCCTGACCGGCGTACGTCCCGACCTGACCACGCTGGCCAAGGTCATCGGCGGCGGCATGCCGGTGGGAGCCTTCGGCGGACGACGCGAGATCATGCAATGCGTGGCACCGGTGGGCGGCGTCTACCAGGCAGGCACGCTGTCCGGCAACCCGGTGGCCGTGGCCGCCGGTCTGGCCACCCTGAAAAAACTGGGACAGCCCGGTTTCTACGACACCCTGTATGCCAACACTGCGCGCCTGATTGATGGCCTGCGGGCGGCGGCACGCGAGGCGGGCGTGGCATTTTCCGCCGATCACCAAGGCGGATTGTTCGGCATCTACTTCAGCGAGCAGATCCCCACCTCCCTGGCCGAGGTATCGGCAGGCGACATCGAACGCTTCAAGCACTTTTTCCACGCCATGCTGGACAAGGGTGTGTACTTCGCGCCGTCTGCCTTTGAAGCCGGCTTCGTCTCGGTCACGCACACCCCGGACGTCATAGACGCCACCATCCAAGCCGCGCGCGAGGTCTTCGCCACGTTCAAGAACTAA
- a CDS encoding AMP-binding protein produces MERSAHMDTFARDNLPPPQWWPQLLIEGNPDVDYPARFNCASALLSDQVAAGHGDRVALRWSQGEQDASMSYAELDALTNRIAHVLTQDMKLVPGNRILLRGPNNPMMAACWLASIKAGLVTVPTMPLLRAVELKTILDKAQVQAALCDVRLREELDHCMDAQHDSYAPGLEQLLCFNDDGQTGLEALLRDKPVDFVACDTAGDDVCLIAFTSGTTGQPKGCMHFHRDVLAMCDTFSRHILRLTPDDVVCGTPPLAFTFGLGGLLCFPLRAGASSVLLERLTPSDLLAAVDRFKVTMSFTAPTFYRQMAALVGRYSLSSLRASVSAGEALPDATRQLWKQASGIEMTDGIGGTEMIHVYVSSPPEQVRPGAIGKVVPGYVAAILDDDLNPVPVGTVGRLAVKGPTGCKYLNDERQKQFVQGGWNFPGDTFKMDEDGYLYYQARNDDMIVSSGYNIAGPEVEGTLLKHEAVAECGVVGAPDPERGQVVKAFIVLKPGFVGSPELCKQLQDFVKENAAPYKYPRAIEFVAQLPRTETGKLQRFLLRQMAQG; encoded by the coding sequence ATGGAGCGTTCGGCGCATATGGATACTTTTGCTCGCGATAATCTGCCGCCGCCTCAATGGTGGCCGCAGTTGCTGATCGAGGGCAATCCCGATGTGGACTATCCGGCCCGGTTTAATTGCGCTTCGGCCTTGCTGAGCGACCAGGTGGCGGCCGGGCACGGCGATCGTGTGGCTTTGCGCTGGTCGCAAGGCGAGCAAGACGCCAGCATGAGCTATGCCGAACTTGATGCGTTGACCAACCGGATTGCTCATGTTCTGACGCAGGATATGAAGTTGGTGCCGGGCAATCGCATTTTGCTGCGCGGCCCGAACAATCCTATGATGGCGGCCTGTTGGCTGGCCAGCATCAAGGCAGGTCTGGTGACCGTGCCGACCATGCCTTTGCTGCGGGCCGTGGAATTGAAGACCATCCTGGATAAAGCTCAGGTTCAGGCGGCCTTGTGTGATGTTCGCTTGCGCGAGGAGCTGGATCATTGCATGGATGCGCAGCACGACTCGTATGCGCCGGGTCTGGAACAACTGCTGTGTTTTAACGATGATGGCCAGACTGGGCTGGAGGCGCTTTTGCGCGACAAACCGGTGGATTTTGTGGCTTGCGATACGGCGGGCGACGACGTGTGCCTGATTGCGTTTACCAGCGGCACCACGGGTCAGCCCAAGGGCTGCATGCACTTTCATCGCGACGTGCTGGCCATGTGCGACACTTTTTCGCGCCATATTCTGCGTCTGACGCCTGACGATGTGGTGTGTGGCACTCCCCCCCTGGCGTTTACGTTTGGTCTGGGCGGTCTGTTGTGCTTTCCTTTGCGGGCAGGGGCATCGTCCGTGTTGTTGGAGCGCCTGACCCCGTCTGACCTGTTGGCGGCAGTGGATCGCTTCAAGGTCACCATGAGCTTTACCGCGCCAACCTTTTATCGGCAGATGGCTGCGTTGGTGGGGCGTTATTCTTTGAGCAGCCTGCGCGCCAGTGTATCGGCGGGCGAGGCCTTGCCCGATGCCACGCGTCAACTGTGGAAGCAAGCCAGCGGCATCGAGATGACCGATGGCATAGGCGGCACGGAAATGATTCACGTCTATGTCTCCAGCCCGCCTGAACAGGTGCGACCCGGCGCGATCGGCAAGGTGGTGCCCGGCTATGTGGCTGCTATTTTGGACGATGACCTGAATCCCGTGCCGGTGGGCACGGTGGGGCGTTTGGCCGTCAAAGGGCCGACCGGCTGCAAGTACCTGAACGATGAGCGGCAAAAGCAGTTTGTTCAGGGCGGGTGGAACTTCCCGGGCGACACGTTCAAGATGGACGAGGACGGATACCTGTATTACCAGGCCCGTAATGACGACATGATTGTATCTTCGGGCTACAACATTGCCGGCCCAGAGGTCGAGGGAACCTTGCTCAAGCATGAGGCAGTGGCTGAGTGCGGCGTGGTGGGCGCGCCCGATCCCGAACGAGGCCAGGTGGTCAAGGCGTTTATCGTGTTGAAACCCGGTTTTGTCGGCAGTCCGGAGCTGTGCAAGCAGTTGCAGGATTTTGTGAAGGAGAATGCCGCGCCTTATAAGTATCCGCGTGCCATCGAATTCGTTGCTCAGTTGCCACGTACCGAGACTGGCAAGTTGCAGCGCTTTTTACTGCGTCAGATGGCGCAGGGCTGA
- a CDS encoding MarR family winged helix-turn-helix transcriptional regulator, producing the protein MIMNDIPASAVADAAPDLESRANSDDHFDVRLWLRLMACTNLVEGEIRSRLRTEHQTTLPRFDLMAQLQRQPAGMKMSELSRHLMVTNGNITGITDQLEKEGLVERLKVATDRRSSLIRLTPKGKRQFRKMAASHEQWLQDMFADLSEKARRNLFEALGELKLIARNNVSIAARQN; encoded by the coding sequence ATGATCATGAACGATATCCCCGCTTCCGCCGTCGCCGATGCCGCCCCCGACCTGGAGAGCCGCGCCAATAGCGACGATCACTTCGACGTACGCCTGTGGCTGCGCCTGATGGCCTGCACCAACCTGGTCGAAGGCGAAATCCGCAGCCGTCTGCGCACCGAGCACCAGACCACCCTGCCCCGCTTTGACCTGATGGCCCAGCTGCAACGTCAGCCCGCCGGCATGAAAATGAGCGAATTATCGCGTCATCTCATGGTCACCAACGGCAATATCACCGGCATTACCGATCAACTCGAAAAGGAAGGCTTGGTCGAACGCCTGAAAGTGGCCACCGACCGCCGCAGCTCCCTGATCCGCCTGACGCCCAAGGGCAAGCGTCAGTTCCGCAAGATGGCCGCTTCGCACGAACAATGGCTGCAGGACATGTTTGCCGATCTGTCCGAAAAGGCACGCAGAAACCTGTTCGAGGCCCTGGGTGAACTCAAACTCATCGCCCGCAACAACGTGTCCATAGCCGCCCGCCAGAACTGA
- the argJ gene encoding bifunctional glutamate N-acetyltransferase/amino-acid acetyltransferase ArgJ encodes MAVNLFIPSESDIHPVAGVKIGIAQAGIRKANRRDLTVFELAPGTSVAGVFTTNRFRAAPVQVCEAHLATHDGIAALVINTGNANAGTGEPGLADARRTCTELAKLLGLRPQQVLPFSTGVILEPLPMDRLLAGLPQAVADLQANNWFNAAHSIMTTDTLPKIVSKQITLDGKTITLTGVSKGAGMIRPNMATMLGFLATDAGIAPALLKDMCRIAADRSFNRVTVDGDTSTNDSFIIMATGQSGVQVDSIADPNYNTLLDALVDASRELAQKIVRDAEGATKFMTVQVEDAGSSDEALKVAYAIAHSPLVKTAFFASDPNLGRILCAIGYAGIADLDVSKLRLWLGDVLVAHSGGRNPDYREEDGQRVMQEAEILVRVSLGRGQATETVYTCDFSHEYVTINADYRS; translated from the coding sequence ATGGCCGTCAATCTGTTCATCCCTTCCGAGTCCGACATCCACCCCGTCGCCGGCGTAAAAATCGGCATTGCCCAAGCCGGCATTCGCAAGGCCAACCGACGCGATCTGACCGTCTTCGAACTGGCACCCGGCACCAGCGTGGCCGGCGTATTCACCACCAATCGTTTCCGCGCCGCGCCCGTGCAAGTGTGCGAGGCCCACCTGGCTACCCACGACGGTATTGCCGCCCTGGTCATCAACACCGGCAACGCCAATGCCGGCACCGGCGAACCAGGTCTGGCCGATGCGCGCCGCACCTGCACCGAGCTGGCCAAGCTGCTGGGCCTGCGTCCACAACAAGTGCTGCCATTCTCGACCGGCGTCATCCTGGAACCGCTGCCTATGGACCGGCTGCTGGCCGGCTTGCCCCAGGCCGTCGCAGACCTGCAGGCCAATAACTGGTTCAACGCCGCACACAGCATCATGACCACGGATACGCTGCCCAAGATCGTATCCAAACAGATTACCCTGGACGGCAAGACCATTACCCTGACCGGCGTCAGTAAAGGGGCCGGCATGATACGCCCCAATATGGCCACCATGCTGGGCTTTCTGGCCACCGACGCGGGCATCGCCCCCGCGCTGCTCAAAGATATGTGCCGCATTGCCGCCGACCGCTCTTTCAATCGCGTTACCGTAGACGGCGATACCTCCACCAACGATTCCTTCATCATCATGGCCACCGGCCAGAGCGGCGTGCAGGTCGATTCCATTGCCGACCCCAACTACAACACGCTGCTCGATGCGCTGGTGGATGCATCGCGCGAACTGGCCCAGAAAATCGTGCGCGATGCCGAAGGCGCTACCAAGTTCATGACTGTGCAGGTCGAGGATGCCGGCTCGTCTGACGAAGCCCTCAAGGTGGCCTATGCCATCGCGCACTCCCCCCTGGTCAAAACCGCCTTTTTTGCCTCCGACCCAAATCTGGGCCGCATTCTGTGCGCCATCGGCTACGCGGGGATTGCCGACCTGGACGTCTCCAAACTGCGCCTGTGGCTGGGCGATGTACTGGTCGCCCACAGCGGTGGCCGCAATCCGGACTACCGGGAAGAGGACGGCCAACGCGTCATGCAGGAAGCTGAAATTCTGGTGCGTGTTTCGCTGGGGCGCGGACAAGCGACCGAAACGGTCTATACCTGCGACTTCTCGCACGAGTACGTTACCATCAACGCCGACTACCGCTCCTGA
- a CDS encoding DUF1328 domain-containing protein, giving the protein MLYYALVFFIVAIVAAVLGFGGIAAGAASIAKILFFVFLILAVISLVKGMAK; this is encoded by the coding sequence ATGCTTTATTACGCTCTTGTCTTTTTTATTGTGGCTATTGTGGCCGCTGTCCTGGGTTTTGGTGGCATTGCCGCAGGCGCTGCCTCGATTGCCAAGATCTTGTTCTTTGTATTCTTGATTCTGGCCGTAATTTCCCTGGTCAAGGGAATGGCCAAATAG
- a CDS encoding CsbD family protein: MNKDTIEGKWKQLTGKAKSVWGELTDDDLAKVKGDAQQLAGLVQERYGRTREEAEREVRDFYDKYDR, encoded by the coding sequence ATGAATAAAGACACGATCGAAGGCAAATGGAAACAGTTGACCGGCAAGGCAAAATCCGTCTGGGGCGAACTGACCGACGATGATCTGGCCAAGGTCAAGGGCGATGCCCAGCAACTGGCCGGGCTGGTGCAGGAACGCTATGGACGTACCCGGGAAGAAGCCGAGCGTGAGGTCAGGGATTTTTACGACAAGTATGACCGTTAG
- the rplU gene encoding 50S ribosomal protein L21 — translation MYAVIKTGGKQYRVTAGQKLKIEQIPADIGQEISLDQVLSVGEGEALKIGAPFVEGAVVKATVLAQGRHDKVKIFKMRRRKHYRKTQGHRQNYTEIRIEAVNG, via the coding sequence ATGTACGCGGTTATAAAAACCGGCGGTAAGCAATATCGCGTTACTGCTGGCCAAAAACTCAAGATAGAACAGATACCGGCTGACATTGGGCAAGAAATCTCGCTCGACCAGGTCCTATCCGTAGGCGAAGGCGAAGCACTGAAGATCGGTGCTCCTTTCGTCGAAGGCGCCGTGGTTAAAGCAACCGTTCTTGCGCAAGGCCGTCACGACAAAGTGAAAATCTTCAAAATGCGTCGTCGCAAGCACTACCGCAAAACGCAAGGCCATCGTCAAAACTACACCGAAATCCGTATCGAGGCTGTCAACGGCTAA
- the rpmA gene encoding 50S ribosomal protein L27 yields the protein MAQKKGGGSTRNGRDSQAKRLGVKVYGGQEILAGGIIVRQRGTQFHPGVNVGIGKDHTLFSLVDGKVKFSITGALNKRTVSVVSAE from the coding sequence ATGGCACAGAAGAAAGGCGGCGGCTCTACGCGGAACGGCCGTGACTCACAGGCCAAACGACTGGGCGTAAAAGTTTACGGCGGTCAGGAAATTCTGGCTGGCGGCATCATTGTCCGTCAGCGCGGCACTCAGTTTCACCCCGGCGTGAACGTGGGCATTGGCAAAGACCACACCCTGTTCTCCCTGGTCGATGGCAAAGTCAAATTTTCCATCACCGGTGCACTGAACAAGCGTACCGTTTCGGTCGTTTCTGCCGAATAA